The DNA region CGATTGGAATCACGGGAGCCGCGGGTGCGCAGGGCGTTCCGGGATTACAGGGAATTCAGGGGCCTGCCGGTCCAGCAGGAGTCGCCGGGGCAACGGGCGCTACGGGAGCGACAGGACCGCAGGGGCCCCCGGTCAGCTTTCAAGGTACATGGAGCAACGCTACGACCTATGCGCTTGGCGATGCGGTTTCGTACAACGGCTCCAGCTATATATCGCTGGTGAGCGCCAATATCAACCATCAGCCGAACAGTTCTCCGGCCCAGTGGTCGTTGCTCGCCCAGCAGGGTGCAACTGGCCCTGCCGGTCCAACTGGAGCCACCGGCTTGCAAGGGATACAGGGAGTTCAAGGCCCCATTGGTCCAGCAGGCCCGACTGGAGCCACCGGCGCTACGGGAGCTGTTGGTCCGCAAGGCACTCCAGTCAGCTTCCAGGGCGCGTGGAGCAATGCGACAACCTATGAGCTTGGCGATGCGGTTTCGTACAACGGCTCCAGTTATATCTCTCTGGTGATCGCCAATATCAACCATCAGCCGAACAGTTCTCCGGCCCAGTGGTCGCTGCTCGCCCAGCAGGGTGCGACTGGCGCTACCGGCCTTATTGGTCCAATTGGATTGACCGGGCCTACGGGAGCAACCGGTCTTACTGGCGCGACTGGAGCCACCGGTCCTGCCGGCCCGATTGGAGCCACCGGCCCGCAAGGGATACAGGGAGTTCAAGGACTCACTGGTCCAGCAGGTTCGACGGGAGCCACCGGCGCGACGGGAGCTGCCGGCCCACAAGGACCGCAAGGCCCCCCAGTCAGTTTCCAAGGTGCCTGGAACATCGCAACGACCTATGCACTGGGCGATGCAGTCTCGTACACCGGTTCCAGCTATATCTCTCTGGTAGCCGGCAACGTCGGCTTCCAGCCGGACATCAGCAATGTGAAATGGGCGCTTCTCGCCAAGGCTGGAACAAACGGAACCAACGGCACGAATGGCGCTACGGGTGCGACTGGACCAAGTGGGCCGACTGGCGCAACGGGTGCGACTGGGCCGGCGGGACCGGCGGGGGCCAATGGCAGCGGGGTTAATGCTGTTAGTTTTGTGACCTCCTTTACGAATGGAGAGCCATCTCCGGGATCGACATACTACATATCTCCCCTCAGCAGCTCGGTAAGTTTCACTAGCAACGGCTCAATCGGGACTTCGACAACGACGAATTTTGTGGCTATGCCGATTGCCTGCACGATGAGTGCTCTCAACGTCGGGGTCAATAACTATTATGCCGCCGGTTCCGACACGACGACGATCACGGTTTACAAGAACAAGGCGGCGACGTCGATGAGTTGTTCCGTAACGACGAACGGGAATGCTTCCAGTTGCCGGGACATCACGCATACTTTCTCGGTAGTCGGAGGAGACAGCATCAGTATCGCTTTCACCGAGACTGCGGGACCTCCATACAACATGATCACTGTCGGCCTGGTTTGTCAGTAATCACTTGTCTCTGTCGCCAGGAGACAAGGCGAACGACGGAGTATCAGCCGGAGCGGGAAGAGACAGCCAGCTTGCTCGCCCGGTACTGAGGATGCAATTCAGGACGATCGCAAGCATTTTGCTCTGGTTTTCCGAAAGGATTTCTCTCAGGTTGATGCAATTGAGCCGCTCCACCCGAGGGTGGTCAGCATGAGGAAGTAGAGCGAAGCATCAACGAACGAAAGGAATTACAGATCATGGCAGAACCATTTTTAGGCGAGATCAGGATGGTTGGGTGGAACTTCGCGGCAAATGGGTGGGCGCTTTGCAACGGACAACTATTGCCGATCAACCAGAACCAGGCGCTATTTTCCTTGCTAGGCACGATGTACGGAGGAGACGGAATAAGAACCTTCGCGCTGCCCAATCTTCAAGGCCGCGTTCCTATTCATCAAGGCAATGGAGCAGGTCTCACCCCATACACCATCGGCGAGGCCGCAGGCACCGAAACTGTAACTCTCCTGTCGACTCAAATGCCGTCGCATAACCATTTGGTGGGGGTCAGCAACCAGGCGGGATCGGTTGCCGATCCAACCAATGCGATTCTGGCGCAAGGCAACTCCGGATCGGGCAGGAGCCCGGTTCCAGTGTCCGATTATGTTTCGACTGCCGCTACAGGAACTTTGGCTCCCACGGCAGTTTCAGCCGCGGGCGGCAATCAGCCGCACAGCAATATCCAGCCGTATCTGTGCGTCAACTTCATCATCGCGCTCCAGGGAATCTTTCCGTCGCGTGCATAACCGGCAGTGTGCCGGTAGAACACCTTCCGGCACACTGCTGCATTCGAATTCAAGGCAAACGAACCTGATGGCGGCAGCAGTTCAATTACGGGAAGCGAGCATTCATCGGCGACCGGCGTCGGTCGCAGATGAGGGATTCTTGTTGGAGCTTTATGCGCAGACGCGCGCCGAGGAGTTGACGCGCTCCGGAATGGACGCGTTGCAGCGCGAGGTATTTGTGCAAATGCAGTTCCGGCTTCGCCAGGCAAGCTACAGAGCGGCTTATCCCATGGCGGTGGATGAGATTCTCTGCACAGAGAGCGGAATCCGGATAGGCAGAGTTCTGGCGGACCGTGCGGAAGGTGGAATGCGACTGGTCGATCTCGCGATCGCGACGGAAAAGCAGGGGCAGGGCTTCGGAACGCAGGTGATCCGGGAACTGCAGCACGAATGCGCGGCGCGGGGCTGGGAGATGAGCTTGCAGGTTTTGAAGGGCAGCCCGGCGGAAAAGCTCTACCGGCGGCTCGGGTTTGAGGTGGCGGGCGAAGATCATCTGCGCAGGCAGATGCGCTGGGATGGGGCGAGAGCTTGAAAAGTACAAGGAATGATTTGCAGTTCGAGAAGGCGGATAAGCCGGAGATGGTAAGAGCGAGCGGGACGAACTGGCAGCAGTTGAAGCTGAAGCATCTGACGTCTGGCTGGTTGACGGTGGCGCTGGTCATGGGATTCGCGACAGGAAGCTTCAGCGCGCAGGCGCAGAATGGGCCCGCGAATAATTTACAGGCGACAGCAGCTCCTTTGGCCGCCCCCGCTCAAATCGCATATGACGCGGCAGGCAATCTCTATATAGCGGACCTGAACGACAACGTCATTCGCAAAGTCGACCTCGCCGGTATTGTGACGACCGTAGCGGGAACGGGGGAGCAGGGTTTTGCCGGAGATGGCGGACCGGCCACCGGCGCGCTGCTGGATTCCCCCGCTGGCGTGGCGGTTGACGCTGCGGGAAATATCTATATTGCCGACACGCATAATCAGCGCGTCCGCAAGGTGAGCAACGGAACAATCAGCACAGTTGCGGGGATCAACGGTGCGGGCTTCTCCGGAGATGGCGGCGCTGCGACCTCCGCGCAATTGAGCAATCCCTCTGCGCTGGCGGTGGATTCGAGCGGCAACCTCTATATCGCCGATACCGGCAACCATCGCATCCGCAAGATCAGCGGCACGACGATCGGCACGGTCGCCGGGAATGGAGAACAAGGCTTCTCCGGCGACGGCGGAGCGGCAACCGCTGCGGGGATCGACTCTCCGAACGGAGTAGCGGTTGATGCGGCGGGCAGGATTTACATCGGGGACACACACAATCAGCGGGTGCGTGTCGTCAATACGGCTGGCGTGATTTCGACGCTGGCCGGAGGCAACAGCAAGACCTATGGAGGCGACGGTGGAGCGGCAACGAGCGCTTTGCTGGCCCGCCCGCGCGGACTAAGCGTCGATGCGCAGGGCAACATCTATGTTGCGGACAGCGATAACAACCGTATTCGTCTGATCGCGACGACAGGAAACATTACGACCGTGGCCGGGAACGGCTCGCAGGGATTTGCCGGCGATGGCGGACCGGCGGTCAACGCAATTCTCGATACACCACGGGCTCCGGCGGCACAAGCTCCGGGCGTCTTCGCGCTCTCCGATACGAACAATCAACTGGTTCGCGTAGTCGGCCCAGATGGCTCGATTCATACGGTTGCAGGTCAGAACTCCGGCACTGGAGGCGGCCAGGGGCTCTCCGAGAGCCTGACGCTCAGTGGCGCGTCCACAGTTGCCTGGGGCAGCGGCTCGCTGACGGCGACCTTCAGTAACGCGAGCTTGATCGCGACAGGGCAGATCGACTTGCTCGACATTACCAGCGGCTCCGCTACAGCCGGTTCAGGAGTTCTGAAAAACAATCTGGCAACGATCAGCACTGCTGCGCTGTCGCCCGGAGTGCATCGCCTGGTGGCGAACTACACCGGCGATGCTTTGAATCCGGCGATTACAAGCAGCGTCTTTGTGCTCACAGTAACGCCGCCGCCGATTACAGACTTTACCCTCACCGCTACCGGAGCGGCGACCCAGACCGTCAACGCCGGACAGACAGCTACCTTCAACTTTGCATTGCAGCCGCAGAACGGCGTTCTGAATGTTCCGATCACGTTGACTGCCGCGGGCCTGCCTGCTGGTGCGACCGCGGTCTTTACGCCTGCAACTATCCCTTCAGGCAGCGCGGCGACGTCCTTTAGCATGGCCATTAAAACTACAGCGCTTAAGACCGCAAAGAGTTCGCCTACATCGCCGATGCAGGCACCGTTGCTTCCCATGAGCGCGGTGGTCTTCCTGTTGCCGCTGTTGCGGAACAGGCGTATCCGCGCGCGGTTTGCCCGGATGCCGCGCACCCTGTTCAGCGCGTTCCTCATATTGATCGGGAGCGCGGCCGTTTTCGGGTTGGTTGGCTGCGGCAGCGGCGGCGGCTTCCCGCCGGATCCGCAGAGCTACACCATTACGGTTACGGCAACCGCCACCAGTGCGGCCAATACAACCTTGCAGCACACAACCACGGTTACGTTGATCGTTCAATAACGGCAGCAGACGGACAGGGTCGCACGCATGAGGTTC from Acidobacteriota bacterium includes:
- a CDS encoding DNRLRE domain-containing protein, translating into MKRFGFVRLVLCLGLLSSGVYEASALDVTLSGDASVNSAHASVNYGALSNLYVGNGNIAFLQFDLKTLPAGTTSAQISRALLTVFVNRVNAAGAVSVSPVSVPWGEYSVTATTAPATGSSIGSFPVSIPGQFISVDVTAQVQAWLNASANDTGFALASSAANVLFDSKENDETGHVARLDVTLVSQGPIGPAGPIGITGAAGAQGVPGLQGIQGPAGPAGVAGATGATGATGPQGPPVSFQGTWSNATTYALGDAVSYNGSSYISLVSANINHQPNSSPAQWSLLAQQGATGPAGPTGATGLQGIQGVQGPIGPAGPTGATGATGAVGPQGTPVSFQGAWSNATTYELGDAVSYNGSSYISLVIANINHQPNSSPAQWSLLAQQGATGATGLIGPIGLTGPTGATGLTGATGATGPAGPIGATGPQGIQGVQGLTGPAGSTGATGATGAAGPQGPQGPPVSFQGAWNIATTYALGDAVSYTGSSYISLVAGNVGFQPDISNVKWALLAKAGTNGTNGTNGATGATGPSGPTGATGATGPAGPAGANGSGVNAVSFVTSFTNGEPSPGSTYYISPLSSSVSFTSNGSIGTSTTTNFVAMPIACTMSALNVGVNNYYAAGSDTTTITVYKNKAATSMSCSVTTNGNASSCRDITHTFSVVGGDSISIAFTETAGPPYNMITVGLVCQ
- a CDS encoding phage tail protein — protein: MAEPFLGEIRMVGWNFAANGWALCNGQLLPINQNQALFSLLGTMYGGDGIRTFALPNLQGRVPIHQGNGAGLTPYTIGEAAGTETVTLLSTQMPSHNHLVGVSNQAGSVADPTNAILAQGNSGSGRSPVPVSDYVSTAATGTLAPTAVSAAGGNQPHSNIQPYLCVNFIIALQGIFPSRA
- a CDS encoding GNAT family N-acetyltransferase, with product MLELYAQTRAEELTRSGMDALQREVFVQMQFRLRQASYRAAYPMAVDEILCTESGIRIGRVLADRAEGGMRLVDLAIATEKQGQGFGTQVIRELQHECAARGWEMSLQVLKGSPAEKLYRRLGFEVAGEDHLRRQMRWDGARA
- a CDS encoding SMP-30/gluconolactonase/LRE family protein; this translates as MQFEKADKPEMVRASGTNWQQLKLKHLTSGWLTVALVMGFATGSFSAQAQNGPANNLQATAAPLAAPAQIAYDAAGNLYIADLNDNVIRKVDLAGIVTTVAGTGEQGFAGDGGPATGALLDSPAGVAVDAAGNIYIADTHNQRVRKVSNGTISTVAGINGAGFSGDGGAATSAQLSNPSALAVDSSGNLYIADTGNHRIRKISGTTIGTVAGNGEQGFSGDGGAATAAGIDSPNGVAVDAAGRIYIGDTHNQRVRVVNTAGVISTLAGGNSKTYGGDGGAATSALLARPRGLSVDAQGNIYVADSDNNRIRLIATTGNITTVAGNGSQGFAGDGGPAVNAILDTPRAPAAQAPGVFALSDTNNQLVRVVGPDGSIHTVAGQNSGTGGGQGLSESLTLSGASTVAWGSGSLTATFSNASLIATGQIDLLDITSGSATAGSGVLKNNLATISTAALSPGVHRLVANYTGDALNPAITSSVFVLTVTPPPITDFTLTATGAATQTVNAGQTATFNFALQPQNGVLNVPITLTAAGLPAGATAVFTPATIPSGSAATSFSMAIKTTALKTAKSSPTSPMQAPLLPMSAVVFLLPLLRNRRIRARFARMPRTLFSAFLILIGSAAVFGLVGCGSGGGFPPDPQSYTITVTATATSAANTTLQHTTTVTLIVQ